The following proteins are co-located in the Trichormus variabilis 0441 genome:
- a CDS encoding ABC transporter permease — protein MTSTRITWESSWDWLIRLVTSETFIYVVKRILQALLTLFLASALSFFIMKLSPGDYVDTLRQNPKISPERIEELKRQFGLDKSWVEQFWLWLWRILTKGDFGTSFVYQRSVSSLLWERIPATLVLAIASLIMTWAIAIPLGIVAAVKQNRATDRILQVISYTGQGFPSFITVLFLLVFAQVSSPLFPVGGMTSIDHADLSWFGKIIDIGWHMILPTIALSITSFAGLQRITRGELLDVLRQDYIQTARAKGLPENRVIYVHALRNAINPLITLLGFELAGLLGGAFIAEQFFNWPGLGRLTLQAVIAKDQYLVMASLVMSAVLLNVGNLLADLLLKVADPRIRLE, from the coding sequence ATGACATCTACAAGAATTACCTGGGAAAGCAGTTGGGATTGGCTGATTAGGCTAGTCACCAGCGAGACGTTTATTTATGTGGTGAAGCGGATTTTGCAGGCGCTGTTGACTTTGTTTTTGGCTTCAGCGCTGTCGTTTTTCATCATGAAATTATCCCCAGGGGATTATGTAGATACATTGCGGCAAAATCCGAAAATTTCACCCGAACGCATCGAAGAACTCAAAAGACAGTTTGGTTTAGATAAGTCTTGGGTAGAACAGTTTTGGCTATGGTTGTGGCGGATTCTCACCAAAGGAGATTTTGGCACGAGTTTTGTTTACCAGCGCTCAGTTTCATCACTGTTATGGGAAAGAATACCAGCAACTTTAGTATTAGCGATCGCTTCTTTAATCATGACATGGGCGATCGCTATTCCCTTGGGTATTGTTGCGGCTGTCAAACAAAATCGAGCCACTGACCGAATTCTACAGGTAATTAGCTACACCGGACAGGGATTCCCCAGCTTTATTACTGTGTTGTTTCTGCTCGTATTTGCTCAAGTCAGTTCGCCTCTGTTTCCAGTAGGTGGAATGACAAGCATCGACCACGCTGATTTATCTTGGTTCGGTAAAATTATTGATATCGGCTGGCACATGATTTTACCTACCATCGCCTTAAGTATCACCAGTTTCGCCGGTTTACAACGCATCACTCGCGGCGAATTATTAGACGTACTGCGGCAAGATTACATTCAAACAGCACGCGCCAAGGGATTACCAGAAAATCGCGTGATTTACGTTCATGCACTGCGTAATGCCATTAATCCCCTGATTACTCTGTTAGGCTTTGAGTTAGCCGGTTTATTAGGTGGTGCATTTATCGCCGAGCAATTCTTCAACTGGCCAGGTTTAGGTAGATTAACTTTGCAAGCAGTCATCGCCAAAGACCAGTATTTAGTCATGGCAAGTTTAGTCATGAGTGCCGTTTTACTTAATGTAGGCAACTTACTAGCCGATTTATTACTCAAAGTAGCCGACCCACGCATCCGTTTAGAATAG
- a CDS encoding adenine phosphoribosyltransferase — protein MDLKSLIRDIPDFPKPGILFRDITTLLRDRQGLRYTIDFLAEKCFEANLDIDYVIGMESRGFIFGTPLAYKLGAGFIPVRKKGKLPAAVHSIEYELEYGTDCLEVHRDALHPDSRVLIVDDLIATGGTASATAKLVQQIGCELVGFGFIIELRDLQGRKHLPDVPIISLVEY, from the coding sequence ATGGATTTAAAATCTCTCATTCGTGACATCCCTGATTTTCCTAAGCCCGGAATTTTATTTCGAGATATCACTACTCTACTGCGCGATCGCCAAGGATTACGATATACTATTGACTTTTTAGCGGAAAAATGCTTTGAAGCAAACTTAGATATAGATTACGTTATTGGTATGGAGTCACGGGGGTTTATTTTTGGTACTCCCTTAGCCTATAAATTAGGGGCTGGTTTTATTCCTGTCCGCAAAAAAGGCAAGTTACCCGCAGCAGTTCACTCGATTGAATATGAACTAGAGTATGGCACTGACTGTTTAGAAGTGCATCGGGATGCTTTACATCCAGATAGTCGAGTATTAATTGTAGATGATTTAATTGCCACAGGTGGCACAGCCAGCGCCACAGCCAAACTAGTGCAGCAAATCGGCTGCGAATTAGTGGGGTTTGGGTTTATTATCGAGCTACGGGATTTACAAGGGCGAAAACATCTGCCTGATGTACCCATTATTTCCTTAGTGGAATATTAG